Proteins found in one Micropterus dolomieu isolate WLL.071019.BEF.003 ecotype Adirondacks linkage group LG10, ASM2129224v1, whole genome shotgun sequence genomic segment:
- the gja10b gene encoding gap junction protein alpha 10 b has product MGDWNLLGSILEEVHIHSTIVGKIWLTILFIFRMLVLGVAAEDVWDDEQSEFVCNTEQPGCKNVCYDQAFPISLIRYWVLQIIFVSSPSLVYMGHALYRLRTLEKERHKKKAFLKAELEGTDPIQEDHKRIERELRKLDEQKKVRKAPLRGSLLRTYVFHILTRSVVEVGFIIGQCALYGIGLSPLYKCERLPCPNSVDCFVSRPTEKNIFMVFMLVIAGVSLFLNLLEIFHLGVKKIKQSLYGYKYGDDDSVYRSKKNSMVQQVCVLTNSSPQRLIQLTQMACSVVSDARGENLAPVAPQNQEASNSSNQQTYLPSHVDIQGLQQVGSGDQSYAQDYRKPSCSSDESNGPHGSGQPQYAGPRPTLIACHMEIPAALRNPQRKQSRVSVCKELSDMSDSPDSDHFPTARKCSFMSRGLSEGKLATPSDSADSQSGTDVEAQHLNQGESPVTTPPPPAGGRRMSMSMILELSSIMKK; this is encoded by the exons ATGGGGGATTGGAATTTATTAGGGAGTATTTTAGAGGAGGTCCACATTCATTCCACTATTGTGGGGAAGATCTGGCTCACCATCCTCTTCATTTTCCGAATGCTTGTGCTCGGGGTTGCGGCTGAGGACGTTTGGGATGACGAGCAGAGTGAGTTTGTTTGCAACACAGAGCAACCTGGTTGCAAGAATGTCTGCTACGACCAGGCTTTCCCCATCTCTCTTATCCGCTACTGGGTCCTGCAGATCATCTTTGTGTCCTCTCCGTCTCTGGTCTACATGGGGCATGCATTGTACCGTTTGAGAACCCTTGAGAAGGAGAGGCACAAGAAGAAAGCCTTTCTGAAAGCTGAGCTGGAGGGGACAGACCCCATCCAGGAGGACCATAAGAGAATCGAGCGAGAGCTCAGGAAACTAGATGAACAGAAGAAAGTAAGGAAGGCTCCCCTCAGAGGTTCCCTTCTGCGCACATATGTTTTCCATATCTTAACCAGATCTGTGGTGGAGGTGGGTTTCATTATAGGTCAGTGTGCTCTGTATGGCATTGGACTGTCTCCTTTGTACAAATGTGAGCGGCTTCCTTGCCCCAACAGTGTCGACTGTTTTGTGTCCCGGCCAACTGAGAAGAACATTTTCATGGTTTTCATGCTGGTTATAGCTGGGGTTTCTTTATTCCTCAACCTCCTGGAGATTTTCCATCTGGGGGTGAAGAAGATTAAACAGAGCTTGTATGGATACAAATATGGAGATGATGACAGTGTGTACAGGTCAAAGAAAAACTCCATGGTGCAGCAGGTTTGTGTGCTCACTAACTCCTCACCACAGAGGTTGATACAGCTCACACAGATGGCCTGCTCTGTTGTGTCTGATGCTCGTGGTGAGAATTTGGCCCCAGTGGCCCCTCAGAATCAGGAAGCCTCTAACAGCTCCAACCAGCAGACGTACCTGCCGAGCCATGTGGACATCCAAGGCCTACAGCAGGTGGGGTCTGGGGATCAGAGCTACGCTCAGGACTACAGAAAGCCCTCGTGCAGCAGTGATGAGTCGAATGGACCTCACGGCTCGGGCCAGCCGCAGTACGCAGGACCTCGACCCACACTGATCGCCTGCCACATGGAGATCCCAGCGGCCCTGAGAAACCCGCAGAGGAAGCAGAGCAGAGTGAGTGTTTGTAAGGAGCTCAGTGACATGAGTGATTCTCCGGACAGTGACCACTTCCCAACTGCCAGGAAATGCAGTTTTATGTCCCGAGGACTGTCGGAGGGGAAGCTGGCCACTCCGTCTGACAGCGCAGATTCTCAGAGTGGAACAGACGTCGAGGCCCAGCACCTCAACCAGGGAGAGAGTCCGGTGACGACCCCCCCGCCTCCAGCCGGCGGGAGGAGGATGTCCATg AGCATGATTCTGGAGCTGTCCTCAATCATGAAAAAGTAA